A stretch of Carnobacteriaceae bacterium zg-C25 DNA encodes these proteins:
- the rplW gene encoding 50S ribosomal protein L23, with amino-acid sequence MNARDIIKRPVITEASVAAMEDKKYTFEVDVRANKTQVRQAIEEIFGVTVKQVNIMNVRGKFKRVGKFSGYTKKRRKAIVALTQDSKDIEIFSNND; translated from the coding sequence ATGAACGCTCGTGATATTATTAAACGTCCAGTAATTACAGAAGCATCTGTAGCTGCGATGGAAGACAAAAAATATACATTCGAAGTAGATGTTCGTGCTAACAAAACACAAGTTAGACAAGCAATCGAAGAAATCTTTGGCGTAACTGTAAAACAAGTAAACATTATGAATGTACGTGGTAAATTCAAACGCGTTGGTAAATTTTCTGGTTATACAAAAAAACGTCGTAAAGCAATCGTTGCTTTAACACAAGATTCAAAAGATATTGAAATTTTTTCAAATAATGACTAA
- the rpsJ gene encoding 30S ribosomal protein S10: MANQKIRIRLKAYEHRALDQSAEKIVETAKRTGAQVAGPIPLPTERNLYTVIRATHKYKDSREQFEMRTHKRLIDIVNPTQKTVDALTKLELPSGVDIEIKL; encoded by the coding sequence ATGGCAAACCAAAAAATTCGTATCCGTTTAAAAGCGTATGAACATCGTGCGTTAGATCAATCAGCGGAGAAAATTGTAGAAACAGCAAAAAGAACAGGTGCTCAAGTAGCAGGACCAATTCCATTGCCTACAGAAAGAAACTTATATACAGTGATTCGTGCGACTCACAAATATAAAGATTCTCGTGAGCAGTTCGAAATGCGTACTCACAAACGTTTAATTGACATTGTGAACCCAACGCAAAAAACAGTTGACGCACTAACAAAATTAGAGTTGCCAAGTGGCGTTGACATCGAAATTAAATTATAA
- a CDS encoding Cys-Gln thioester bond-forming surface protein, which yields MKYLKLLFIALLSVFMYRGLTAQMTVDAATVGQLTRGTSQYSGRMEFRYPTATQNTYEDYMILMINGEPVFCLDPRTFAYEGQYVGEEIRDGERITNRTTLDKQLQDKLMLVTYFGYKQNPNHKNYHYTQALVWESINYRAQSFTGGLSMGEYQVWKANVMAKVNGYKNVVSFNNQSATLKVGESVTFVDSYNVLQNLNVPAQQNGYTFLKNGNQLTVTATANAVDGKVGFKQPFNNLIHGASIVFRKPNSQTVASFKIKDPQSGALNLTTIKKGIIELYKTSASNGKAIEGVEFTLYDKATNKALATKTTNGDGWLAFLDLDPDKTYVVKETKTKQGYYLNAQAQEHRLKPAEKFRMDFKNEPVPTVTSNATTEKGEKVGLAFEKHKEVVTSRDLVIGNTYKLVSSQYNVATKTPLATQEKTFKANNTTEVHTFIYDVDENFIGDVVYGAELFKNNQRLVNHTDYNNKAQTVRVVKPNVTTQATTVSGGKVGYAYDDHKEVATMTNLIVGRTYEVVATQYDENGKVYATQKREFTAKNTTHVETFIFKVPVSFVGNIVYGEDLYHEKRKIVTHFDLTNKNQTVTVIEPKVSTQATTVSGGKVGYDYDDHKEVATMTNLIVGRTYEVVATQYDENGKVYATQTREFTAKDTTHTEEFTFTVPVSFVGNIVYGEDLYHEKRKIATHFDLMNKNQTVKVNEPMIKTMAKVGDGFVLTVGDKVVVTDTLTYSDFKDEDVLIKTWIVKHGTDERVSDVYEHIVRLNGNGEVTVTLDQFDTSKLPAGKYTLMEEVYEVKDGKGTEQLISKHTDNKDEKQSFVVTPKQLPHTGMSTHANYFVGVVFIVISLLLKLMTFPAIRE from the coding sequence ATGAAGTATTTAAAACTATTGTTTATAGCATTGTTAAGTGTTTTCATGTATCGTGGCTTAACCGCTCAAATGACAGTTGATGCTGCAACAGTTGGGCAACTGACAAGAGGCACATCACAATATTCGGGACGTATGGAATTTCGTTACCCAACAGCGACACAAAATACATATGAAGACTACATGATTTTAATGATCAACGGGGAACCCGTTTTCTGTTTAGACCCGAGAACGTTTGCGTACGAGGGGCAATATGTTGGAGAAGAAATTAGGGACGGTGAACGTATTACCAATCGAACGACGCTTGATAAACAATTACAAGATAAATTAATGCTTGTGACGTATTTTGGGTATAAACAAAATCCAAATCATAAGAACTATCACTATACACAAGCGTTAGTGTGGGAAAGTATCAACTATAGAGCGCAGTCATTTACGGGTGGTTTATCCATGGGTGAATATCAAGTATGGAAAGCAAATGTAATGGCAAAAGTGAACGGATATAAAAATGTTGTTTCGTTTAATAATCAATCTGCAACGTTAAAAGTGGGAGAAAGTGTAACGTTTGTAGATAGCTACAATGTGCTACAAAATTTAAATGTACCAGCTCAACAAAACGGATATACATTTTTGAAAAACGGTAATCAATTGACGGTTACGGCAACAGCTAACGCAGTTGATGGAAAAGTCGGATTTAAACAGCCATTTAACAATTTAATTCACGGAGCGTCCATTGTTTTTCGTAAACCAAATAGTCAAACTGTTGCATCATTTAAAATAAAAGACCCACAATCTGGTGCATTAAATTTAACAACCATCAAAAAAGGGATTATTGAGTTGTACAAAACATCAGCGTCAAACGGTAAAGCCATTGAGGGTGTTGAGTTTACGCTTTACGATAAAGCAACCAATAAAGCCCTTGCAACAAAAACAACAAACGGTGATGGGTGGTTAGCGTTTTTAGATTTAGATCCAGATAAAACGTATGTTGTAAAAGAAACAAAAACCAAACAAGGTTATTATTTAAACGCACAAGCACAAGAACACCGTTTAAAACCTGCTGAAAAATTCCGTATGGATTTTAAAAATGAACCTGTTCCAACGGTAACGTCTAATGCAACAACAGAAAAAGGCGAAAAGGTAGGACTTGCTTTTGAAAAACATAAAGAAGTTGTCACATCACGTGATTTAGTTATCGGAAACACTTATAAATTAGTCTCTAGTCAATACAACGTGGCGACAAAAACACCATTAGCAACTCAAGAAAAAACGTTTAAAGCCAACAACACAACCGAAGTACATACATTTATTTATGACGTTGATGAAAACTTTATAGGGGACGTGGTGTATGGTGCAGAGTTATTTAAAAATAATCAACGTTTAGTCAACCATACGGATTATAATAATAAAGCTCAAACGGTTAGAGTGGTTAAACCAAACGTCACGACACAAGCAACAACCGTCAGTGGCGGTAAAGTCGGCTATGCTTATGATGACCATAAAGAAGTGGCAACCATGACGAATTTAATTGTTGGTAGAACGTATGAAGTCGTGGCAACGCAATACGATGAAAATGGTAAAGTATACGCTACACAAAAACGTGAATTTACGGCAAAAAACACAACACATGTCGAAACATTTATTTTTAAAGTACCAGTAAGCTTTGTTGGTAACATTGTTTACGGAGAAGATTTATATCATGAAAAACGTAAAATAGTGACACACTTTGATTTAACGAATAAAAATCAAACTGTTACAGTGATTGAGCCAAAAGTGAGTACACAAGCAACAACCGTCAGCGGTGGTAAAGTCGGTTATGACTATGATGACCATAAAGAAGTAGCGACAATGACGAATTTAATTGTTGGTAGAACGTATGAAGTTGTGGCAACACAATATGATGAAAATGGCAAAGTATACGCTACACAAACACGTGAATTTACGGCAAAAGATACAACGCATACAGAAGAATTTACGTTTACTGTTCCAGTAAGTTTTGTTGGTAACATTGTTTACGGAGAAGATTTATATCACGAAAAACGTAAAATAGCGACACACTTTGATTTGATGAACAAAAATCAAACTGTAAAAGTCAATGAGCCGATGATTAAAACAATGGCTAAAGTCGGGGATGGTTTTGTATTAACCGTTGGCGATAAAGTTGTTGTAACAGACACCTTAACATATAGTGATTTTAAAGATGAAGATGTGTTGATTAAAACATGGATTGTCAAACATGGAACTGATGAAAGAGTCAGTGATGTGTACGAGCATATCGTTCGTTTAAACGGTAATGGTGAAGTAACCGTTACATTAGACCAATTTGATACAAGTAAATTACCAGCTGGTAAATACACGTTAATGGAAGAAGTGTACGAGGTAAAAGACGGTAAAGGCACAGAACAATTGATTTCAAAACATACAGACAACAAAGATGAAAAACAATCATTTGTGGTAACACCTAAACAATTGCCACACACAGGCATGTCAACGCACGCAAATTATTTTGTTGGAGTCGTGTTTATTGTTATCTCGCTGTTATTGAAATTGATGACATTTCCCGCTATTCGTGAATAG
- a CDS encoding chromate transporter, with product MILFQLFLAFFQIGLVGFGGGYAILAYLQDVIVHQNAWLNMTGYTDLLTLSQMTPGPVSINAATFVGMKMSGVIGAVVATFSFVAPTFIITLTLAMIYYKYKNLSSAQLVLNAIRPAMIALIASVGYDLVVLLIDGQVVFKVTLLLLGIVAVRKYKVNPIVMMLSLGFINVVVNLLI from the coding sequence ATGATTCTTTTCCAGTTGTTTTTAGCCTTTTTTCAAATCGGATTAGTCGGTTTTGGCGGAGGGTACGCCATTTTAGCCTATTTACAAGACGTCATTGTACATCAAAACGCATGGTTAAACATGACAGGCTATACCGATTTGCTCACGCTCTCGCAAATGACGCCCGGGCCGGTATCCATTAACGCAGCGACCTTTGTTGGTATGAAAATGTCGGGGGTTATCGGTGCTGTTGTTGCAACGTTTTCGTTTGTTGCGCCAACATTCATCATTACGCTCACATTAGCGATGATTTATTACAAATATAAAAACTTATCATCTGCACAGCTAGTGCTCAATGCCATACGCCCTGCAATGATTGCCTTAATTGCGTCGGTGGGCTATGATTTGGTGGTTTTATTGATTGATGGACAAGTCGTTTTTAAAGTTACATTGTTACTACTTGGTATTGTAGCGGTACGAAAATATAAAGTGAATCCAATAGTGATGATGTTATCACTAGGGTTCATTAATGTAGTGGTTAATCTATTGATATGA
- the rplC gene encoding 50S ribosomal protein L3 codes for MAKGILGRKVGMTQFFTESGELVPVTVVEATPNVVLQLKTIENDGYEAVQFGYQDKREVLTNKPEKGHVAKVNATPKRFIREFRNVELGEYELGQEVKVDVFQAGDIVDVTGTSKGKGFQGVIKRHGQHRGPMAHGSRYHRRPGSMGGASFPSRVFKGKNLPGQTGGDRITIQNLEIVKVDVENNVILIKGNVPGSKKSLVEIRTARKAGQN; via the coding sequence ATGGCCAAAGGAATCTTAGGAAGAAAAGTAGGGATGACTCAATTCTTTACTGAAAGTGGTGAATTAGTACCGGTAACAGTTGTAGAAGCAACACCAAACGTTGTATTGCAATTAAAAACAATCGAAAACGATGGTTACGAAGCTGTTCAATTCGGTTACCAAGACAAACGTGAAGTATTGACAAACAAACCTGAAAAAGGTCATGTAGCAAAAGTAAATGCTACTCCTAAGCGCTTCATTCGCGAATTTAGAAATGTTGAGCTAGGAGAATACGAATTAGGACAAGAAGTTAAAGTGGATGTTTTCCAAGCTGGAGATATCGTAGACGTAACAGGAACATCTAAAGGGAAAGGTTTCCAAGGTGTTATCAAACGTCACGGACAACATCGCGGACCAATGGCTCACGGTTCACGTTACCACCGTCGTCCAGGATCAATGGGTGGGGCGTCATTCCCATCACGTGTATTCAAAGGTAAAAACTTACCAGGACAAACTGGTGGCGACCGTATTACTATTCAAAACTTAGAAATCGTTAAAGTTGATGTAGAAAACAACGTTATCTTAATTAAAGGTAATGTTCCAGGTTCTAAAAAATCATTAGTAGAAATCCGTACTGCTCGTAAAGCAGGACAGAATTAA
- the rplB gene encoding 50S ribosomal protein L2, translating into MALKKYNPTTNGRRNMTGYDFAEITKSTPEKSLLEPIKKTAGRNNQGKITVRHNGGGHKRAYRVIDFKRTKDDVAAVIKAVEYDPNRSANIALVQYADGVKTYIIAPKGIEVGQKIESGPNADIKVGNALPLANIPVGTLVHNIETKPGKGGQLIRSAGTSAQVLGQEGKYTLIRLNSGEVRMILSTCRATVGTVGNEQHELVNIGKAGRTRWLGKRPTVRGSVMNPNDHPHGGGEGRAPIGRKSPMTPWGKPALGLKTRKKKARSNKLIVRGRKK; encoded by the coding sequence GTGGCGTTAAAAAAATATAACCCTACAACAAACGGCCGTCGTAATATGACAGGTTATGATTTTGCTGAGATTACAAAATCTACTCCAGAAAAATCATTGTTAGAACCAATCAAAAAGACAGCCGGACGTAACAACCAAGGTAAAATTACTGTACGTCATAACGGTGGTGGTCACAAACGTGCTTACCGTGTTATTGACTTCAAACGTACAAAAGATGACGTAGCAGCAGTGATTAAAGCTGTTGAGTACGATCCAAACCGTTCAGCAAATATCGCTTTAGTGCAATATGCAGACGGTGTGAAAACATACATCATTGCACCAAAAGGAATTGAAGTTGGTCAAAAAATTGAATCAGGTCCAAATGCGGATATTAAAGTTGGTAACGCGTTACCATTAGCAAATATCCCTGTTGGTACTTTAGTTCACAACATTGAAACTAAACCAGGTAAAGGCGGACAATTGATTCGTTCAGCTGGTACAAGCGCACAAGTGTTGGGTCAAGAAGGTAAATACACATTGATCCGTTTAAACTCAGGTGAAGTACGTATGATCTTATCAACTTGCCGTGCAACAGTCGGTACAGTAGGTAACGAGCAACACGAATTAGTAAACATTGGTAAAGCTGGTCGTACACGCTGGTTAGGTAAACGCCCTACAGTACGTGGTTCTGTAATGAACCCTAACGATCACCCACACGGTGGTGGTGAAGGACGTGCTCCAATCGGACGTAAATCACCAATGACACCATGGGGTAAACCTGCATTAGGTTTAAAAACACGTAAGAAAAAAGCGCGTAGCAATAAATTAATCGTACGTGGACGTAAAAAATAG
- a CDS encoding chromate transporter — protein MLKKLFKETFLLSAVTMGGGYVIVSIMQKKFVQEYGWLEEEEMLDLVAIAQSAPGAVVINTSIAVGYRLAGVVGAIVAMLGTVLPPMLILMGTFLVYDSIKDNDTIRLFMQGMQIGATALVIDVVLTMLRGLYAKRSVVDWLIFAGAAIMVIFYHVNVLMVVLSSIVFGTLLKLIEKRVVK, from the coding sequence GTGTTAAAGAAATTATTTAAAGAAACGTTTTTATTAAGTGCGGTCACAATGGGTGGTGGCTATGTTATCGTTTCAATCATGCAAAAAAAGTTCGTACAAGAATATGGTTGGTTAGAAGAAGAGGAAATGCTAGATTTAGTCGCCATTGCACAATCTGCACCTGGAGCGGTTGTCATTAATACGTCGATTGCAGTAGGGTATCGTCTTGCTGGTGTCGTTGGAGCTATTGTCGCAATGTTGGGAACGGTTCTACCGCCAATGCTCATCCTAATGGGAACGTTCCTTGTTTATGACAGTATAAAAGATAATGATACCATCCGTTTGTTTATGCAAGGGATGCAAATAGGGGCAACCGCTCTTGTGATTGATGTTGTATTAACCATGTTAAGAGGATTATACGCTAAACGTTCTGTTGTGGATTGGCTGATTTTTGCCGGTGCAGCGATAATGGTTATTTTTTATCATGTGAACGTTCTGATGGTAGTTCTAAGTAGCATTGTGTTTGGAACGTTACTAAAACTCATTGAAAAGAGGGTGGTAAAATGA
- the rplD gene encoding 50S ribosomal protein L4 translates to MAKVTLFKQDGSSLGEIELNDAVFGIEPNESVVFDAVIMQRASLRQGTHAVKNRSAVSGGGRKPWRQKGTGRARQGSTRSPQWVGGGVVFGPTPRSYSYRLNKKVRRLAIKSVLSSKVAEGNLLVVDALNFSAPKTKEFAQVLKNLNVTSKVLVVVENSNDFAALSARNVPNVTVVSENNVSVLDVFSNTKVLFTQSALSTVEEALK, encoded by the coding sequence ATGGCAAAGGTTACATTATTTAAACAAGATGGTTCATCGTTAGGTGAAATCGAATTAAACGATGCAGTGTTTGGTATCGAACCAAATGAAAGTGTAGTGTTTGATGCAGTTATCATGCAACGCGCTTCATTACGTCAAGGTACACACGCTGTGAAAAACCGTAGCGCAGTTAGCGGTGGCGGACGCAAACCATGGAGACAAAAAGGAACTGGACGTGCTCGTCAAGGTTCTACACGTTCACCACAATGGGTTGGCGGTGGAGTGGTCTTCGGTCCAACACCTCGCTCATATAGCTACAGATTAAACAAAAAAGTTCGTCGTTTAGCTATCAAATCAGTTCTTTCATCCAAAGTGGCTGAAGGTAACTTATTAGTAGTTGATGCATTAAACTTTAGTGCACCAAAAACAAAAGAATTTGCACAAGTATTGAAAAACTTGAACGTAACATCAAAAGTATTAGTTGTTGTTGAAAACTCAAACGACTTTGCAGCTTTATCTGCACGTAACGTTCCAAACGTAACAGTTGTATCTGAAAACAACGTTAGCGTTTTAGATGTGTTCTCAAACACTAAAGTGTTATTCACTCAAAGTGCTCTTTCAACAGTAGAGGAGGCTCTTAAATAA
- a CDS encoding PolC-type DNA polymerase III: MAQDKNYFKVLLEQTKLNANPVFNRYEDSAQVTKIVVDAQTKTWHMYIHFEELVTYEWFVTFNQAVQHAFESIATVILHISAERVDVTQEMIRDYWGYVVDQSEVSNGLSQALRHQDLTWIDGVVQIVVHTLYSQELIIDKYLPIIKQQYETLGFGELSFAVILDEEESVKKQQAFIERQQAEMEQLAHIAKIQLQQQEEEKNKAKETPEDLQLKEGVLMGRPINRKEPIMQMKDVTEENPAVLFQGYIFASEDKTLSNKRSVFTVKFTDYTSSFVMKLFSRNEKDAKLYKTHLIEGNWIKVRGSVQEDRFLKDIIVVPRDINVVNVRPRLDLAQDHKKRVELHLHTTMSQMDATNSVGDYVAQAAKWGHTAIAVTDHAGLQAFPDAHAAGKKHDIKILYGVEANVIDDAVEVAYNAQHVDLNQATYVVFDVETTGLSAIYDSIIELAAVKMYKGNVIDTFEAFINPYRPLTATIISLTGITDAILREQGQDERVVMESFKAFTKDCILVAHNASFDMGFLNTTYRRLGIEEATNPVIDTLELSRVLHPELKSHRLNTLAKKYGVHLEQHHRAVFDSETTGHLLFAFLKEAASEHNWHYHDDLNKDLGRQDAYKRSRPFHVTILAKNQAGLKSLFKLVSHSNVDYFYRVPRIPRSLLIEHRENLLLGSACSEGEVFEAIMQKGYDEAKEKAKFYDYIEVMPKEAYSHLIADERIRSEKELEEIITNLIQIGKELDKKVVATGNVHYLNPRDHIYREILISTLKINANRHLNFPQVHFRTTDEMVRAFDFLPSEVVDDIVWKNPQAIAESIEKVVPVKSDLYTPKIEGAEDEITQLSYGQAKKLYGDPLPDIVEKRLEKELKSIIGNGFSVIYLISQKLVHKSMSDGYLVGSRGSVGSSFVATMTGITEVNPLAPHYRCPNCQYCEFFEQGEYGSGYDLPDKMCPKCETMLDRDGQDIPFETFLGFYGDKVPDIDLNFSGEYQAKAHAYTKELFGADYVYRAGTIGTVADKTAFGYVKAYEREKNKNFNSAEIERLAIGASGVKRTTGQHPGGIIVIPNYMDVYDFTPIQYPADAQDAEWKTTHFDFHSIHDNVLKLDILGHDDPTVIRMLQDLSGRDPKTIPPTDPDVMKIFQGTEVLGVTPEQIDSKTGTLGIPEFGTRFVRGMLEATKPSTFSELLQISGLSHGTDVYLGNAEELIKKGIVPLSKVIGCRDDIMVYLIHAGLEEGIAFNIMESVRKGKGISDEYQAIMRENNVPEWYIESCLKIKYMFPKAHATAYVLMALRVAYYKVHEPLLYYCVYFSVRADVFDLVAMVQGKEMVKARMREINEKGLDATAKEQNLLTVLEIANEMLERGFTFKMVDINRSHATNFVIDGDSLIAPFRAVPGLGDNVAQQIVKAREEAVFLSQEDLSKRGKVSKTIMDYFIENGVLDNLPESNQLSLFDF, translated from the coding sequence ATGGCACAAGACAAAAATTATTTTAAAGTATTACTAGAACAAACAAAATTAAATGCTAACCCAGTGTTTAATCGCTACGAAGATAGTGCGCAAGTCACTAAAATTGTTGTCGACGCACAAACTAAAACGTGGCATATGTATATCCATTTTGAAGAATTAGTAACATATGAATGGTTTGTAACATTTAATCAAGCTGTGCAACATGCCTTTGAATCGATTGCGACAGTTATTTTACATATTAGTGCAGAGCGTGTAGATGTCACACAAGAGATGATTCGTGACTATTGGGGATATGTCGTTGATCAAAGTGAAGTATCTAATGGATTGAGTCAGGCGTTGCGTCATCAAGATTTAACTTGGATTGATGGTGTTGTACAAATTGTTGTGCATACACTCTATTCACAAGAGTTAATTATCGATAAATATTTGCCGATAATCAAGCAACAATATGAAACGCTAGGTTTTGGCGAGTTGTCTTTTGCGGTCATATTAGATGAAGAAGAATCCGTAAAAAAACAGCAAGCATTTATTGAACGTCAACAAGCAGAGATGGAACAATTAGCCCACATCGCAAAAATTCAGTTGCAACAACAGGAAGAAGAAAAGAATAAAGCAAAAGAAACACCGGAAGACCTTCAATTAAAAGAAGGTGTTTTGATGGGGCGTCCAATTAATCGCAAGGAACCAATCATGCAAATGAAAGATGTTACGGAAGAGAATCCGGCAGTTCTATTTCAAGGGTATATTTTTGCTTCAGAAGATAAAACATTAAGTAATAAACGTAGTGTCTTTACTGTTAAATTTACCGATTATACAAGTTCGTTTGTGATGAAGTTGTTTTCACGAAATGAAAAAGACGCCAAGTTGTATAAAACGCATTTAATAGAAGGAAATTGGATTAAAGTACGCGGTAGTGTACAAGAAGATCGCTTTTTAAAAGATATTATTGTTGTTCCACGTGATATTAATGTCGTGAATGTACGACCTAGACTAGATTTAGCGCAAGACCATAAAAAACGTGTTGAGTTACATTTGCACACGACGATGAGTCAAATGGATGCAACAAATAGCGTTGGTGATTATGTTGCGCAAGCAGCAAAATGGGGACATACAGCAATTGCCGTAACGGATCACGCGGGATTACAAGCGTTTCCCGATGCACATGCAGCAGGTAAAAAACACGATATCAAAATTTTATACGGTGTAGAGGCAAACGTTATAGATGATGCTGTTGAAGTGGCGTACAATGCGCAACACGTTGATTTAAACCAAGCCACTTACGTTGTTTTTGACGTTGAAACAACGGGGTTGTCAGCCATTTACGATTCCATTATCGAATTAGCGGCCGTAAAAATGTACAAAGGGAATGTTATTGATACCTTTGAAGCCTTTATTAACCCTTATCGACCATTAACGGCGACCATCATTTCGTTAACGGGTATTACCGACGCGATTTTACGCGAACAAGGTCAAGATGAACGTGTTGTCATGGAGTCGTTTAAAGCATTTACAAAAGATTGCATTTTAGTAGCACATAATGCATCGTTTGATATGGGCTTTTTAAATACCACTTATAGAAGGCTAGGCATTGAAGAAGCAACCAACCCTGTCATTGACACGCTAGAATTATCTCGTGTATTGCACCCCGAATTAAAATCGCATCGTTTAAATACGCTGGCAAAAAAATATGGCGTACATTTAGAACAACATCACCGTGCGGTATTTGACTCAGAAACAACCGGGCATTTATTGTTTGCGTTTTTAAAAGAAGCCGCAAGTGAACATAATTGGCATTACCACGATGATTTGAATAAAGATTTAGGTAGACAAGACGCGTATAAACGTTCACGTCCGTTCCACGTCACCATTTTAGCGAAAAACCAAGCCGGTTTAAAATCGTTATTTAAACTCGTATCACATAGTAATGTGGATTACTTCTATCGTGTGCCACGTATTCCGCGTTCGCTACTGATAGAACATCGTGAAAATTTATTGTTAGGTAGTGCATGTAGTGAAGGTGAAGTGTTTGAAGCCATCATGCAAAAAGGGTATGACGAAGCAAAAGAAAAAGCGAAGTTTTACGATTACATTGAAGTCATGCCTAAAGAAGCGTATAGTCATTTGATTGCCGATGAACGCATTCGCTCTGAAAAAGAATTAGAAGAAATTATTACTAACCTTATCCAAATTGGAAAAGAGTTGGATAAGAAAGTCGTTGCAACGGGGAATGTGCATTATTTAAACCCTAGGGATCATATTTATCGTGAAATTTTAATCTCAACTTTGAAAATCAACGCTAACCGTCACTTGAATTTTCCTCAAGTGCATTTTAGAACGACCGATGAAATGGTTCGTGCATTTGATTTTTTACCAAGTGAAGTAGTAGATGATATTGTATGGAAAAATCCACAAGCCATTGCGGAATCTATTGAAAAAGTTGTTCCGGTTAAAAGTGATTTATACACGCCTAAAATAGAAGGTGCAGAAGATGAAATTACCCAACTTAGCTACGGACAAGCTAAAAAACTGTATGGAGATCCGCTACCAGACATTGTAGAAAAACGATTAGAAAAAGAATTAAAAAGTATCATTGGTAATGGGTTTTCCGTTATTTATTTAATTTCTCAAAAATTAGTACATAAAAGTATGTCAGACGGTTATTTAGTTGGTTCGCGTGGGTCGGTCGGCTCTAGTTTTGTGGCAACAATGACGGGAATTACTGAAGTAAACCCGCTAGCGCCCCATTATCGCTGTCCAAATTGTCAGTATTGTGAGTTCTTTGAACAAGGTGAATATGGATCGGGGTATGATTTACCGGATAAAATGTGTCCAAAATGTGAAACAATGTTAGATCGTGACGGTCAAGATATCCCGTTTGAAACGTTTTTAGGGTTTTATGGAGATAAGGTTCCCGATATCGATTTAAATTTCTCAGGTGAATACCAAGCAAAAGCGCACGCCTACACAAAAGAATTGTTTGGTGCCGATTACGTATATCGTGCGGGGACAATTGGAACGGTAGCCGATAAAACAGCGTTTGGGTATGTTAAAGCGTATGAAAGAGAAAAAAATAAAAACTTTAACAGTGCAGAAATTGAACGTTTGGCTATTGGAGCAAGTGGTGTCAAACGAACAACAGGGCAACACCCTGGAGGGATTATCGTTATTCCAAATTATATGGACGTCTATGACTTTACGCCGATTCAGTATCCTGCCGATGCGCAAGATGCCGAATGGAAAACTACCCATTTTGATTTCCACTCCATCCATGATAATGTGTTGAAGTTGGATATTTTAGGGCATGATGATCCGACCGTTATTCGTATGTTACAAGATTTATCCGGTCGTGATCCTAAAACCATTCCACCAACAGATCCCGATGTGATGAAAATTTTCCAAGGGACAGAAGTGTTAGGCGTTACACCTGAACAAATTGATAGTAAGACAGGTACGCTAGGTATCCCAGAGTTTGGAACACGTTTTGTGCGTGGTATGTTAGAAGCAACAAAACCAAGTACCTTTTCAGAGTTGCTACAAATTTCTGGGTTATCACATGGTACAGATGTCTATTTAGGTAATGCAGAAGAACTGATTAAAAAAGGGATAGTACCATTGTCTAAAGTTATCGGGTGTCGTGATGATATTATGGTTTATTTAATCCATGCTGGACTAGAAGAAGGTATTGCGTTCAACATTATGGAAAGTGTGCGTAAAGGAAAAGGAATTTCTGACGAGTATCAAGCCATTATGCGTGAAAACAATGTACCAGAGTGGTATATCGAATCATGTCTAAAAATTAAATACATGTTTCCGAAAGCTCATGCGACAGCGTATGTGTTAATGGCGTTACGTGTTGCGTATTATAAAGTTCATGAGCCGTTGTTATATTATTGTGTGTATTTTTCTGTTCGTGCCGATGTTTTCGATTTGGTGGCAATGGTACAAGGAAAAGAAATGGTTAAAGCGCGTATGCGAGAAATTAATGAAAAAGGATTAGACGCTACCGCTAAAGAACAAAACTTGTTGACGGTTCTTGAAATTGCCAACGAAATGCTGGAACGTGGATTTACATTTAAAATGGTAGATATTAATCGTTCGCACGCCACAAACTTTGTGATTGATGGCGATAGTTTGATTGCACCATTTAGAGCTGTTCCGGGGTTGGGTGATAACGTAGCACAACAAATTGTTAAAGCACGTGAAGAAGCGGTGTTTTTATCGCAAGAAGATTTATCAAAACGCGGTAAAGTGTCTAAAACGATAATGGACTACTTTATTGAAAATGGTGTGTTGGATAATTTACCAGAATCAAATCAATTATCGTTGTTTGATTTTTAA